A DNA window from Vibrio sp. CDRSL-10 TSBA contains the following coding sequences:
- a CDS encoding LysR family transcriptional regulator gives MSKYKSQSTLCYLDALLKFSNYSKAADSLYISQPYLTQVIKRIETELNCQIINRSELPYRLTEPGKIYYDYLGSLETVYSNMRREINALTESGKTTIRIGILPSIGTYLIPLFVPKFLAQYPDCQIELVEDIPENNEKRLLKSEVDFWVGQNSSSIAPTLRAVSWGNHRYFALIPNSSELYQPGISKLAEGSIEMERLLRQKLVLTSKGSAIRMQVDHLLGIYKITPRIVLESSEIATVKNLAMAGTGVTFVPESLAVEPCAEKYNIYPLPVDQVNLDYFIAHNRARVLSAIDEGLLDAFVS, from the coding sequence ATGTCTAAATATAAGAGCCAGAGCACCTTATGCTATCTGGATGCGTTGCTTAAATTCAGTAATTACAGCAAGGCGGCCGATTCCTTGTATATCTCTCAGCCTTATCTGACCCAGGTGATTAAACGCATCGAGACCGAACTGAATTGTCAGATCATCAACCGCAGTGAGCTGCCGTACCGGTTAACCGAGCCCGGTAAAATTTATTACGATTATCTCGGCTCACTGGAAACGGTGTATTCCAACATGCGCAGGGAGATCAACGCGCTCACGGAGTCGGGCAAGACGACAATCAGAATTGGTATCTTACCCAGTATCGGGACTTATCTTATCCCGCTGTTTGTGCCGAAATTCCTCGCGCAGTATCCCGATTGCCAGATCGAGTTGGTGGAAGATATCCCGGAAAACAACGAGAAAAGGTTGTTAAAAAGTGAAGTGGATTTTTGGGTCGGGCAGAATTCCAGCAGTATTGCGCCGACATTGCGCGCTGTTTCCTGGGGCAACCACAGATATTTTGCTTTAATCCCGAATTCGAGTGAGCTGTATCAGCCGGGGATCAGCAAATTAGCCGAAGGCAGTATCGAGATGGAACGCTTATTGCGCCAAAAGCTGGTGTTAACCTCGAAAGGGTCCGCTATCCGAATGCAGGTCGATCATTTATTGGGGATTTATAAAATCACGCCGCGCATTGTGTTAGAAAGCAGTGAAATCGCCACGGTGAAAAATCTCGCGATGGCCGGCACCGGGGTCACCTTTGTACCGGAAAGTCTGGCGGTGGAGCCTTGTGCCGAAAAATACAACATTTATCCACTGCCGGTTGATCAGGTGAATCTCGATTATTTTATCGCCCATAACCGCGCCCGGGTATTGTCTGCGATTGATGAAGGCCTGCTGGATGCCTTTGTTTCGTGA
- a CDS encoding LysE family translocator — MNLSLLASYSLAVLLLILSPGPVVALLTSTAARHGQRKAFMTMLGTNGASLLLLTTAVLMLAGVVHLSPAYLYLLGILGSLYIGYTAISDLLAMIDSSGIQSAAATDPDRQNAQRSGLVKGFVIGIANPKDILFFVSFFPQFIAVTHNFSTSVMTLSAIWVLFDLTILSLYILGAKWWTQAFSSRWIEGVCAGFLLVVAGGGVIYNSQQLLGS, encoded by the coding sequence ATGAACCTTTCTCTGCTCGCCAGTTACAGCCTGGCCGTGTTGCTTTTAATTCTCAGCCCCGGCCCGGTAGTGGCTTTACTCACCTCCACCGCAGCGCGTCATGGTCAGCGTAAAGCATTTATGACCATGCTTGGCACCAATGGCGCGTCACTGCTGTTGCTGACCACCGCGGTGTTAATGCTGGCCGGCGTGGTTCATCTGTCTCCCGCTTATCTTTACTTACTGGGTATTCTCGGCTCGCTGTACATTGGCTATACCGCCATCAGTGATCTGCTGGCGATGATAGACAGTTCAGGCATCCAGAGCGCAGCAGCCACGGATCCGGACAGGCAAAACGCTCAGCGTAGCGGCTTGGTCAAAGGCTTTGTGATTGGCATTGCGAACCCGAAAGATATCCTGTTTTTTGTCTCGTTTTTTCCGCAGTTCATTGCCGTAACGCACAATTTCTCCACCAGCGTGATGACGCTGTCAGCAATCTGGGTGCTGTTTGATCTGACCATTCTGTCGCTGTATATCCTCGGCGCGAAATGGTGGACGCAAGCCTTCAGCTCACGCTGGATTGAAGGGGTATGCGCGGGGTTCTTATTGGTGGTAGCAGGCGGAGGCGTGATCTATAACTCGCAGCAGTTACTCGGGTCATAG
- a CDS encoding FAD:protein FMN transferase, translating into MTEANTVLEMMGTKIRLYFKGHHAQQRLSEAEAMLRRYEQVFSANRGSSPLSALKTTATRHPVVVDTDLYELIKIGKEHSLEPGSFLNIAIGPLIKLWRVGFKEARVPGDEEISQVLPRLNPAEIILDDEQHTVFFARDGLEIDLGAIAKGYFSDKIMEFFRQYNPVAAMIDIGGNLLVYGESPQQKPDWEVGIQNPFLPRGHSVAKLKIRNQSVVTSGIYERNLCAQRQTVSPHFRQPQRLSG; encoded by the coding sequence ATGACCGAAGCTAATACCGTGCTGGAAATGATGGGCACGAAGATTCGTCTTTATTTTAAAGGCCATCACGCGCAGCAACGGCTCAGTGAGGCGGAAGCGATGTTAAGGCGCTACGAGCAAGTGTTCAGCGCCAATAGGGGTTCTTCTCCCTTGTCAGCCCTGAAAACTACAGCAACCCGGCACCCCGTGGTGGTCGATACGGATTTGTACGAGTTAATCAAAATCGGTAAAGAGCACAGCCTTGAACCGGGCAGTTTTCTCAATATTGCTATCGGCCCTTTGATTAAGTTGTGGCGGGTCGGGTTTAAGGAAGCGAGAGTGCCTGGCGATGAGGAAATCAGCCAGGTATTACCGCGCTTAAATCCTGCCGAGATCATTCTCGATGATGAGCAACATACGGTGTTTTTTGCCCGAGACGGGCTCGAAATCGATTTAGGCGCCATCGCCAAAGGCTATTTCAGCGACAAGATCATGGAGTTTTTCCGGCAGTACAACCCGGTTGCGGCGATGATCGATATCGGTGGTAATCTTCTGGTGTATGGCGAATCGCCGCAGCAAAAACCGGATTGGGAGGTCGGGATACAGAATCCGTTTCTGCCCCGGGGACACAGTGTGGCTAAGCTGAAGATCAGAAATCAGTCAGTGGTGACCTCTGGTATCTATGAAAGAAACCTTTGCGCACAACGGCAAACAGTATCACCACATTTTCGACAGCCACAGCGGTTATCCGGTTGA
- a CDS encoding FAD:protein FMN transferase, which yields MKETFAHNGKQYHHIFDSHSGYPVENSVASLTIIADQSLDCDLYTTKLFGLDARAILQTVNRIEGMEAIVITQDGQFATTPNLRDRITMA from the coding sequence ATGAAAGAAACCTTTGCGCACAACGGCAAACAGTATCACCACATTTTCGACAGCCACAGCGGTTATCCGGTTGAGAATAGCGTAGCATCGCTGACCATCATCGCGGATCAATCATTGGATTGTGATTTATACACCACCAAGCTGTTTGGCCTCGATGCGAGAGCGATTCTGCAAACCGTCAATCGTATCGAGGGGATGGAAGCCATCGTCATAACCCAGGACGGGCAATTTGCCACCACGCCCAATCTGAGAGACAGGATCACGATGGCTTAG